A single Streptomyces mirabilis DNA region contains:
- a CDS encoding LLM class F420-dependent oxidoreductase yields the protein MRLGLALGYWGRGPSADHLPLAQEAERLGYHSVWTAESWGSDVFTPLTWIAAHTTRIRLGTAVAQMAARSPTTTAMHALTLDHLSGGRMMLGLGLSGPQVVEGWYGRPFPKSPLTATREYVDVVRQVLRREGPVELDGRFHKHPYRGEDGTGLGKPLKPITHPLRADLPILLGAEGPKNIAQTTRIADGWLPLYWSPTRPGAYEAALSDLPAGFLVAPMAHVRVCDDVTKGLLPVKAMLGFYIGGMGHAARNFHADLMARMGFEEEARLIQELFLAGRRQEAVLAVPDAFADEISLVGPRERIAERLELWRKGPVTDLLALSPDPHSLRVLAELNS from the coding sequence ATGCGGCTCGGCCTCGCACTCGGCTACTGGGGGCGCGGGCCCTCCGCGGACCATCTGCCGCTCGCCCAGGAGGCGGAGCGGCTCGGCTACCACTCCGTGTGGACCGCCGAGTCCTGGGGCTCGGACGTCTTCACCCCGCTGACCTGGATCGCCGCGCACACGACCCGTATCCGGCTCGGCACGGCCGTCGCGCAGATGGCCGCCCGCTCCCCCACCACCACCGCGATGCACGCGCTCACCCTCGACCACCTCTCGGGCGGGCGCATGATGCTCGGCCTCGGGCTGTCGGGGCCACAGGTCGTGGAGGGCTGGTACGGCCGTCCGTTCCCGAAGTCGCCGCTGACCGCGACCCGGGAGTACGTCGACGTCGTACGCCAGGTCCTCAGGCGCGAAGGGCCCGTCGAGCTCGACGGCCGCTTCCACAAGCACCCCTACCGGGGCGAGGACGGCACCGGGCTCGGCAAGCCGCTGAAGCCGATCACGCATCCGCTCCGCGCCGACCTGCCGATCCTGCTCGGCGCCGAGGGGCCGAAGAACATCGCGCAGACGACCCGGATCGCGGACGGCTGGCTGCCGCTGTACTGGTCGCCGACCCGCCCAGGAGCCTACGAGGCCGCGCTGAGCGATCTCCCCGCCGGCTTCCTCGTCGCGCCCATGGCCCATGTCCGCGTCTGCGACGACGTCACCAAAGGGCTGCTGCCCGTGAAGGCGATGCTCGGCTTCTACATCGGCGGGATGGGGCACGCGGCGCGCAACTTCCACGCCGATCTGATGGCACGGATGGGGTTCGAGGAGGAGGCCCGGCTCATCCAGGAGCTGTTCCTCGCGGGACGCCGCCAGGAAGCGGTGCTCGCCGTCCCGGACGCGTTCGCCGACGAGATCTCCCTCGTCGGACCGCGTGAACGCATCGCCGAGCGGCTGGAGTTGTGGCGCAAGGGCCCGGTGACGGACCTGCTGGCGCTGTCACCGGACCCTCACTCGCTGCGGGTTCTCGCCGAGCTCAACTCCTAG